The following coding sequences are from one Diadema setosum chromosome 9, eeDiaSeto1, whole genome shotgun sequence window:
- the LOC140232646 gene encoding RAB11-binding protein RELCH homolog translates to MADYNPFFEDTDGEIEDSIVAAVEDEKPRKPATSSESPRTPERKDELNYDSIAVKLLKDNLLLSALELHTELTENGRQLPRLRDYFSNPGNFEKQAERGSPLVGGSLYRTSSETTFDSLDMARYSDDGNNQVDEKCAVLEFELRKARETIKSLRANLTEAAESDIPSPVHSNKDPEGNAVEEATRPLERRAVNFLVNEYLMNNNYKLTSITFADENEDQDFDDWDDVGLNTPRPPDLLHLYRDYSRHVIVRPETREFGCGEDSIDEEQPEAVEADLNMSIEQQRQHYEAEMEDMDKQMSQLRLDKEELQAVIEKMEREITTLKTPKQSTPSISPITSPIKDPASIASERGERREPIGQEMTDDTPHISVSSSPPSNQVEALQDISEPVAEDEDEDGVGGQAGEDDPDAGPPLVNGDERSGEGQEEDRGEVEGQGDEQAETGDGFFTRRKNVSEAFQRALLGTVVHPVETTEARLLEEVSHIAASGQGIVEMLARCLPHIIPNVLLAKREELVPLILCAASSHPEARERDQLLNLLFNLIKKPDEDQRQVILSGCVAFAKHVGPTKAEAELLPQCWEQINHKYLERRLLVAESCGALAPYLPKEICSSLVLSMLQQMLEDRAEEIRSSAVKSLGLVFSLIDDTDKYNQGLDLLLKALGDSSDGVVNATQQVFLPAFAAWAQDLDRLETNLVSTVLRRLEVTAIDLQRPKPDILQGERLIQHYAHTLQCLVPAVYANVLQMGPFQDALENGREGGEEDEEREEREEEEVELEVTRFPKPLCALHNVSVIMGGQKKLVRLMEAFERYTRSEETETWPSYNWVITDYIPRLLEVVGRLDAIHTTCVRSLSKLFVHICKTFGPAFTDLKVTPKFLAVLNVPKEQYHTLVQSGQSPIAKATLPAFVCGVLTSHHREDDRQQINHCLQEAIVIIGQCQAPQDSVHMAFNDLHANPTYHELLLATLWSCVVNTSSSVRILTARLFELLARGINEALVSSRVVPALITLSGDSDISVRIATIPAFGTILENTNQKETLDRVYTQFQTFLDETSHKQEHALIVQVINTLGKIGPNAEPKFRDEFILPRLAAMAYTNSHSANDANRAEVATALFEAYSAISCCFVSEDLIRDAMLPGLRCLRKDMETVLPEHEGVVSSMIKDFESKIQGKERTGSFNSMAQNIQGHVAHLGEDARKSIANKFGAQKTKMGNVFARKKKTSTE, encoded by the exons ATGGCGGACTACAATCCGTTCTTCGAGGATACAGACGGAGAAATTGAAGACAGCATAGTTGCCGCTGTCGAAGACGAAAAACCAAGAAAACCAGCAACATCATCCGAATCCCCTCGAACTCCTGAGAGAAAAGACGAACTCAATTATGATTCCATCGCTGTGAAATTACTGAAAGACAACCTGCTGCTTTCTGCTTTGGAGCTCCACACTGAACTGACTGAGAATGGCCGACAGCTGCCCCGCCTCCGCGACTACTTTTCCAATCCAGGGAATTTCGAAAAGCAGGCAGAACGCGGTTCTCCCTTGGTCGGCGGAAGCCTAT ACCGTACATCTAGCGAAACCACCTTCGACTCCCTTGACATGGCACGCTATTCCGACGACGGCAACAACCAGGTTGACGAGAAATGTGCCGTGCTCGAGTTTGAGCTGCGCAAAGCCAGAGAAACCATCAAGTCACTGAGAGCCAACCTAACAGAGGCAGCAG AGAGCGACATTCCATCTCCAGTCCATTCCAACAAGGACCCAGAAGGCAATGCTGTTGAG GAAGCTACAAGACCCCTAGAGAGGAGAGCCGTGAACTTTCTGGTCAATGAGTATCTCATGAACAACAACTACAAACTGACCTCAATCACATTTGCTGATGAGAATGAAGACCAG GATTTTGATGACTGGGATGATGTGGGCCTGAACACACCCCGCCCCCCTGACCTGCTCCACCTCTACCGGGACTACAGCCGCCACGTCATCGTCCGCCCGGAGACAAGGGAGTTTGGCTGTGGAGAGGACAGCATCGATGAAGAGCAGCCAGAAGCAGTAGAGGCCGACCTCAATATGAGTATCGAACAGCAGAGACAGCATTAT GAAGCCGAAATGGAAGACATGGACAAGCAGATGTCTCAGCTGAGGTTAGACAAAGAGGAGCTCCAAGCAGTTATCGAGAAGATGGAAAG GGAAATCACAACTCTCAAGACACCCAAGCAGTCAACTCCAAGCATCAGCCCTATTACCTCCCCCATCAAGGACCCTGCCTCCATCGCCAGTGAGCGGGGGGAGAGACGCGAACCCATTGGTCAGGAAATGACCGATGACACACCCCACATATCCGTATCGTCCTCGCCCCCATCCAATCAGGTGGAGGCCCTACAGGACATCTCCGAACCTGTGGCCGAGGATGAAGACGAGGACGGGGTCGGAGGTCAGGCGGGTGAGGACGATCCCGACGCCGGGCCGCCTCTCGTCAACGGTGATGAGAGGAGTGGCGAGGGTCAAGAGGAGGACAGGGGAGAGGTCGAAGGTCAGGGAGACGAGCAGGCGGAGACGGGAGATGGATTCTTCACCAGGAGGAA AAATGTGTCAGAAGCGTTCCAGCGGGCGTTGCTGGGCACTGTGGTGCACCCTGTTGAGACCACAGAGGCACGGCTCCTAGAAGAGGTGTCCCACATTGCTGCATCAGGCCAGGGTATTGTGGAGATGTTGGCCAGGTGTCTGCCCCACATCATCCCCAATGTCCTCCTGGCGAAGAGAGAG GAGTTAGTACCATTGATCCTCTGTGCTGCCTCATCCCACCCGGAAGCCAGGGAGAGGGATCAGCTGCTCAATCTACTCTTTAACTTGATCAAGAAGCCAGACGAAGACCAAAG ACAAGTTATACTGAGTGGCTGTGTAGCCTTCGCCAAGCATGTGGGGCCAACCAAGGCTGAGGCTGAGCTGCTTCCTCAATGCTGGGaacaaatcaatcacaagtacCTTGAGCGGAGACTACTGGTCGCCGAGTCGTGTGGGGCACTTGCACCGTACTTGCCA AAAGAAATCTGCAGCTCCCTAGTGCTGTCCATGCTGCAGCAGATGTTGGAAGACCGGGCCGAGGAGATCCGCTCGTCGGCGGTCAAGAGTCTCGGTCTCGTGTTCTCCCTAATCGACGACACGGACAAGTACAACCAG GGCCTGGACCTGCTCTTGAAGGCCCTAGGAGACAGCTCAGATGGTGTAGTCAATGCAACTCAGCAAGTCTTTCTTCCTGCCTTTGCCGCGTGGGCCCAGGATCTGGACAGACTCGAGACAAATCTAGTCTCAACTGTACTAAGGCGCCTTGAAGTCACTGCAATA GACTTGCAGAGACCCAAGCCAGACATACTGCAGGGGGAGCGGTTAATCCAGCACTACGCCCACACGCTACAGTGCCTCGTCCCTGCCGTCTACGCCAACGTCCTCCAGATGGGCCCGTTTCAGGATGCCCTGGAGAATGGGAGAGAAGGTGGCGAGGAGGACGAGGAGAGGGAGGaaagggaggaggaagaggttgAGCTTGAAG TCACCAGGTTTCCCAAGCCGCTGTGTGCTCTCCACAATGTGAGTGTTATCATGGGAGGCCAGAAGAAGCTGGTGAGACTCATGGAGGCCTTCGAGAGATACACGAGGAGTGAGGAAACGGAAACCTGGCCCAGCTACAACTGGGTGATCACTGACTA CATTCCAAGGTTACTAGAAGTTGTTGGCAGATTGGATGCCATCCATACAACCTGCGTCCGATCACTCTCCAAACTCTTCGTCCACATATGCAAAACGTTTGGCCCTGCATTCACTGATTTAAAG GTCACACCCAAATTTCTAGCAGTACTTAATGTTCCCAAGGAGCAGTACC ATACCTTAGTTCAATCGGGGCAGAGCCCCATCGCCAAGGCAACGCTGCCTGCCTTTGTGTGTGGCGTCCTCACCAGCCATCACCGGGAGGACGACCGACAGCAAATCAACCACTGCCTTCAGGAGGCCATCGTTATCATCGGCCAGTGTCAGGCCCCTCAGGATAGCGTCCACATGGCCTTCAATGACCTTCA TGCCAACCCCACCTACCATGAGCTCCTGCTTGCCACCCTCTGGAGCTGTGTGGTCAACACCTCCTCTTCGGTCCGCATCCTGACGGCGCGGCTCTTTGAGCTCCTGGCACGGGGCATCAACGAGGCCCTGGTCTCGTCACGGGTGGTCCCCGCCCTCATCACGCTCTCCGGGGACTCGGACAT ATCTGTGAGGATAGCCACCATCCCAGCTTTCGGAACAATACTGGAAAATACCAACCAAAAAGAG ACTCTGGACCGAGTCTACACCCAGTTTCAGACGTTCCTGGACGAAACATCGCACAAACAGGAGCACGCCCTCATCGTCCAGGTCATTAACACTCTCGGGAAGATCGGGCCAAACGCAGAGCCCAAATTCAGGGATGAAT TCATTCTACCTCGCCTTGCTGCTATGGCGTACACCAACAGTCATTCTGCCAATGATGCCAATCGGGCTGAGGTTGCCACAGCGTTGTTTGAAGCCTACAGTGCAATATCATGCTGCT TCGTGTCAGAGGATCTGATCCGAGACGCTATGCTTCCCGGTCTACGCTGCCTCCGAAAGGACATGGAGACTGTTCTTCCAGAGCATGAG